In one window of Danaus plexippus chromosome 7, MEX_DaPlex, whole genome shotgun sequence DNA:
- the LOC116770725 gene encoding proteasome subunit alpha type-3: MSSIGTGYDLSASQFSPDGRVFQVEYAAKAVENSGTVIGLRGKDGVVFAVEKLVSSKLYEPGANKRIFHVDEHVGMAVAGLISDARQIVETARSEASNYRSQYGVPVPLKYLNERVSMYMHAYTLYSAVRPYGCSVIMGTWTDYEGPQMYMLEPSGVSFSYFGCAVGKAKQAAKTEIEKLKLADLTVKELVKEAARIIYIVHDELKDKQFELELSWVCKDSNGRHQLVPKDMAVEAENLAKQALADIEDSDEGDM; the protein is encoded by the exons atgagcTCTATCGGAACCGGT TACGATCTATCGGCATCACAATTTTCACCTGACGGCAGAGTATTTCAAGTGGAATACGCTGCTAAGGCCGTAGAAAACTCCGGCACAGTTATAGGCTTACGAGGAAAGGATGGTGTAGTTTTTGCAGTCGAAAAACTTGTTTCTTCTAAACTTTATGAACCAGGTGCAAATAAGAGGATTTTCCATGTTGATGAACATGTTGGCATG GCTGTTGCGGGTCTTATATCTGATGCACGACAAATTGTAGAGACAGCAAGATCTGAAGCCTCCAACTATAGATCTCAGTATGGAGTCCCAGTACCCTTGAAGTATCTTAATGAACGTGTATCAATGTATATGCATGCATACACTCTCTACAGTGCTGTACGTCCGTATGGATGCTCAGTTATAATGGGTACTTGGACAGATTACGAAGGACCCCAAATGTATATGCTAGAACCTAGTGGTGTTTCATTT TCTTACTTTGGATGTGCTGTTGGTAAAGCAAAGCAAGCTGCGAAGACGGAAATCGAAAAACTTAAACTTGCCGATTTAACTGTGAAGGAGTTGGTGAAGGAAGCGGCTAGAAT aatatACATAGTCCACGACGAGTTAAAAGACAAACAGTTCGAGTTGGAACTATCCTGGGTGTGTAAAGACAGTAATGGCCGCCATCAGCTCGTACCCAAAGATATGGCTGTAGAAGCTGAGAACCTCGCCAAGCAAGCACTCGCTGACATTGAAGACTCCGATGAAGGGGATATGTAG
- the LOC116770506 gene encoding apoptosis-stimulating of p53 protein 2 isoform X8, whose protein sequence is MKEPGSPEELLGEGVELTLGELRAMALRQQQQIDTQHQLLCAKEQRLRYLKQQEARQHQVAVEGERLRRLRERVEAQEQKLRRLRALRGQLDRNKQANIALTSDLESIRALFNEKEKELSVAVAKVEELTRQLEELRRGRVQTAPPSAHELDKLRRELMYRNKLNEQQNGRLSAQRAALGARQEEMRSIDRRVSELQARLLRKRALNRQLAAAHRQPQQRTNNPTPMQQLPNYPPNTNQPKNQPARGNVAAVEPYNHVPHAQSLHNNNFQAMKQNVIQNNVPLKQLTQTDNIQGHLTQQEAHFLQQKQMMNPLYNGHYPHMPNVQDSQYQGQYNNKQDVNSFAHVQQGITNSYDQKAMFDHMNKYNEYPKQPQYSPNSTSSSNSNQTGKELKINEQEFPPEFAASKSDPKYQTLPYNTKFPQNVNGKSKQPDVNGKSNEQDNKNQSAPNINHMTVHSTPLSVVNKSLATPLNQNEAAYQQENTYQLQKSDSSSRCNQEGKENHAYPQNSRLSQNNSQNTSEGSRNSGGKNQQSSALKGSSPSLLLNTTSASSSIGFGKPVSSVAPTSVQVSSGKPSPIYQTSSTKIQPVQPQTVQTQSISVPPSNHVTSNMANSQPQILRNTASGLSASTTSTNFSGPNSSSQSILLSPPQSASTPLSTPDVSGTDKSPKPALPPKPTIKTPPRQTINHDAGFNQSNETINMPTITMADSCNDNEQQNHRELSNGSSNNEMIIKARPLTIRKPPLSEQPKLRNVSNVKNGISVSMNRRIEMPPAFLFPEMDHLNLDSVPSDVQNGQKDKSKQKDEVDRSLNNNISLVSNDREDSKDTVITDITEQVSSVDLNGQDSQRSENILRRSKKGNLKQGGKTALARRVSFDPLALLLDASLEGELELVKKTATQVQNASAANDEGITALHNAICAGHFEIVKFLVELGCDVNAQDSDGWTPLHCAASCNNLPMVRFLVDNGACIFATTLSDHETAAEKCEEDEEGFDGCSEYLYSVQEKLGIMNGGTVYAVFSYTACRPDELSFDSGARLQVLRKGDDNEREWWWCRDHTTAEGYVPRNLLGLYPRVTPQQE, encoded by the exons CAAGTGACCTCGAGTCGATTCGGGCGTTATTCAATGAGAAGGAGAAGGAACTGTCGGTGGCAGTGGCGAAGGTGGAAGAGCTGACGCGGCAGCTTGAGGAGTTAAGGCGAGGAAGAGTCCAAACCGCACCGCCTTCAGCCCACGAATTGGATAAACTAAGACGAGAACTTATG taCCGGAATAAGCTGAACGAGCAACAAAATGGAAGACTATCAGCACAGAGAGCAGCATTGGGAGCACGGCAGGAGGAAATGCGTAGTATTGATCGTCGAGTTTCTGAATTACAAGCAAGATTGTTGAGAAAACGAGCTTTGAATAGACAACTTGCTGCAGCACACCGTCAACCACAACAAAG GACAAACAATCCAACGCCGATGCAACAATTGCCGAACTATCCGCCTAACACAAACCAACCAAAGAATCAGCCGGCGAGAGGAAACGTGGCAGCGGTAGAACCTTACAATCATGTCCCACACGCGCAGAGCTTGCATAATAATAACTTCCAA gCAATGAAGCAGAATgtgatacaaaataatgtgCCATTAAAACAGCTGACTCAAACTGATAATATTCAAGGTCACTTAACACAACAAGAAGCTCATTTCTTGCAACAAAAGCAAATGATGAACCCTCTGTACAATGGTCACTACCCACATATGCCTAATGTACAAGATAGCCAATATCAAgggcaatataataataaacaagatGTTAACTCGTTTGCTCATGTACAACAAGGCATCACAAACTCTTACGATCAAAAAGCAATGTTTGATCATATGAATAAGTACAACGAATATCCAAAACAACCACAGTATAGTCCAAACAGTACGAGCAGTTCTAACAGCAATCAAACCGgtaaggaattaaaaataaatgagcaaGAATTCCCCCCAGAGTTTGCTGCAAGTAAATCCGACCCCAAATATCAAACATTGCCGTATAATACAAAGTTTCCTCAAAATGTCAACGGTAAATCGAAACAGCCCGATGTAAACGGCAAAAGTAATGAACAAGATAACAAAAACCAAAGCGCCCCGAATATAAATCATATGACGGTTCATTCTACGCCACTTTCAGTTGTCAATAAGAGTTTGGCGACTCCTCTAAATCAGAATGAAGCAGCATATCAACAGGAAAATACATATCAATTGCAAAAATCTGATTCATCGAGCAGATGTAATCAGGAAGGCAAAGAAAATCATGCATATCCACAAAACTCTAGATTAAGTCAAAATAATAGCCAAAATACTTCAGAAGGTTCACGGAATTCCGGAGGAAAGAATCAACAAAGCAGTGCCCTGAAAGGCAGTTCCCCAAGTTTGCTGTTGAATACTACAAGTGCTAGTAGTTCTATCGGATTTGGG AAACCCGTATCGAGTGTAGCACCTACATCGGTTCAGGTCTCGAGCGGCAAACCATCACCCATATATCAGACATCCTCAACAAAGATCCAACCAGTTCAACCACAAACCGTTCAGACCCAAAGCATTTCTGTACCACCATCAAATCATGTCACTAGTAATATGGCAAATTCCCAACCCCAGATATTAAGGAACACCGCGTCAGGGCTATCAGCCAGCACAACTAGCACAAATTTCAGCGGTCCAAACTCATCATCACAAAGTATTTTGCTATCTCCACCTCAAAGTGCTAGTACTCCTTTATCGACGCCAGATGTTAGCGGGACTGACAAATCGCCTAAACCAGCTTTACCTCCTAAACCCACTATTAAG ACTCCACCGAGGCAAACTATAAATCATGATGCAGGATTCAACCAatcaaatgaaactattaacATGCCAACAATAACAATGGCTGATTCATGTAATGATAACGAACAGCAGAATCACAGGGAGCTCAGCAATGGAAGCAGCAATAACGAAATGATTATAAAAGCTCGACCTTTGACGATAAGAAAACCTCCGCTCAGTGAACAACCCAAACTAAGAAACGTTAGCAATGTCAAAAATGGCATCAGCGTCAGCATGAACCGACGAATAGAAATGCCACCAGCATTCCTATTCCCAGAAATGGATCATTTGAATCTTGATTCCGTACCAAGTGATGTGCAAAACGGACAGAAGGACAAGTCGAAGCAGAAAGATGAAGTCGACAGATCGCTGAATAATAACATATCTTTAGTTTCCAATGATAGGGAAGATAGTAAAGATACTGTTATTACTGATATAACGGAGCAAGTTAGCTCGGTGGATTTGAACGGTCAGGATTCTCAGAGGTCTGAGAATATACTGAGGCGGTCAAAGAAAGGAAATTTGAAACAGGGCGGGAAAACCGCCCTCGCCAGGCGAGTCAGTTTCGACCCTCTCGCATTGCTTTTGGATGCGAGTTTAGAAGGTGAATTGGAGCTTGTCAAGAAAACTGCAACTCAG GTGCAAAACGCGAGCGCTGCAAATGACGAAGGGATCACAGCTCTCCACAACGCCATATGTGCTGGTCATTTCGAAATTGTTAA GTTTTTGGTGGAGTTAGGTTGTGATGTGAACGCTCAAGATTCGGACGGCTGGACGCCGCTCCATTGTGCCGCTTCGTGTAACAACCTGCCTATGGTCAGATTCCTTGTTGATAATG GCGCTTGCATATTTGCAACAACTCTGTCTGATCACGAGACGGCTGCTGAGAAGTGTGAAGAAGACGAGGAAGGTTTCGATGGTTGTTCCGAATACTTGTACA GTGTTCAAGAGAAGCTGGGTATCATGAATGGCGGTACGGTCTACGCGGTTTTCTCATATACAGCTTGCCGGCCGGACGAGCTGTCGTTCGATAGCGGCGCCCGGCTCCAGGTGCTGAGGAAAGGAGACGACAATGAACGGGAGTGGTGGTGGTGCCGCGACCACACCACCGCCGAGGGCTACGTACCGAGGAACTTGCTTGGG ttATATCCAAGAGTAACCCCACAGcaggaataa
- the LOC116770889 gene encoding odorant receptor 49a-like: MRFHELPPIFVGTIIRQLNLLKFIGIDVLDESNCNFIKQNVRIMLVGSFLITMLIGQVLYILKAEKIGASFLDVVNAIPTVLIVFQVCLKTIVLTVKKKQLRDIILDIGKEWPDFVNEEKSMVIRTWTKRLKIFDNAFFRAAVVSILCFSISPLLITIYKISTQTDMRYELIVQVHYFCDIDSTLKYALFYFQQFILFVGVLTHLCIYIACDLVLVDLIFDLSTLLCLVQIDLKNLRRPPHRHITEDDCDDVNKIARKHQTLLRLTERLNDIFGPVIFTQLSFSSIVICCYGFLAIIANGMFLKNITASFGIMFAIFVLAWPGQKLIDTSSGVAEAAYQCDWYERNNKFRKYISIMVVRSRKPCKLSALGFSDLTLEMFSKVISTSWSYLSLLNQMYKDFDP; encoded by the exons ATGAGATTTCACGAACTTCCTCCTATATTTGTCGGTACTATTATTcgacaattaaatttactcaAATTTATCGGAATAGACGTTCTTGATGAAAGTAATTGTAACTTCATAAAGCAAAACGTTCGAATAATGTTAGTCGGCAGTTTTCTTATAACAATGTTAATTGGTCAagtcctttatattttaaaggctGAAAAGATTGGCGCCAGCTTCCTGGACGTAGTTAACGCTATTCCAACGGTTTTGATAGTCTTTCAAG tatgCTTGAAAACGATAGTTCTTACCGTCAAGAAAAAACAACTTCGAGATATAATTTTGGATATAGGAAAAGAGTGGCCCGATTTTGTTAACGAGGAGAAAAGTATGGTCATACGTACATGGACCAAACGCTTGAAAATCTTTGATAatg CATTTTTCAGAGCCGCTgttgtttcaatattatgtttttctatTTCGCCGTTGCTAatcacaatttataaaatctcaaCTCAAACTGACATGAGGTACGAATTGATCGTACAAGTTCATTACTTTTGTGACATCGACTCCACCCTCAAATacgcattattttatttccaacaGTTTATTCTAT ttgtaGGTGTTCTAACACATCTTTGTATCTACATCGCTTGTGACTTAGTCCTGGTAGATCTGATCTTTGACTTAAGCACTCTTCTGTGTTTAGTGCAAATAGATCTTAAAAATTTGCGACGACCGCCTCATAGACACATTACAGAAGATGACTGTGATGATGTGAATAAAATTGCTAGAAAACATCAGACTTTGTTacg GTTAACCGAGAggttaaatgatatttttggaCCAGTTATATTTACTCAATTATCGTTTTCATCAATCGTCATTTGCTGCTATGGTTTTTTGGCAATT atcgCAAACGGAATGTTCCTGAAGAATATAACCGCTTCATTTGGCATTATGTTTGCAATATTTGTGTTAGCTTGGCCTGGACAAAAGCTAATTGACACG agTTCGGGCGTCGCGGAAGCAGCTTACCAATGTGATTGGTATGAAAGGAATAACAAattcagaaaatatatttcaattatggTTGTAAG atctAGAAAGCCGTGTAAACTATCTGCTTTAGGATTTTCTGATCTGACGCTTGAAATGTTTTCGAAG GTTATAAGTACATCTTGGTCATACTTGTCACTGTTGAATCAGATGTACAAGGATTTCGATCCGTAG
- the LOC133318744 gene encoding uncharacterized protein LOC133318744, giving the protein MRFHELPPIFVGTIIRQLNLLKFIGIDVLDESNCNFIKQNVRIMLVGSFLITMLIGQVLYILKAEKIGASFLDVVNAIPTVLIVFQVCLKTIVLTVKKKQLRDIILDIGKEWPDFVNEEKSMVIRTWTKRLKIFDNAFFRAAVVSILCFSISPLLITIYKISTQTDMRYELIVQVHYFCDIDSTLKYALFYFQQFILCKSIFVYYSRMLISKLN; this is encoded by the exons ATGAGATTTCACGAACTTCCTCCTATATTTGTCGGTACTATTATTcgacaattaaatttactcaAATTTATCGGAATAGACGTTCTTGATGAAAGTAATTGTAACTTCATAAAGCAAAACGTTCGAATAATGTTAGTCGGCAGTTTTCTTATAACAATGTTAATTGGTCAagtcctttatattttaaaggctGAAAAGATTGGCGCCAGCTTCCTGGACGTAGTTAACGCTATTCCAACGGTTTTGATAGTCTTTCAAG tatgCTTGAAAACGATAGTTCTTACCGTCAAGAAAAAACAACTTCGAGATATAATTTTGGATATAGGAAAAGAGTGGCCCGATTTTGTTAACGAGGAGAAAAGTATGGTCATACGTACATGGACCAAACGCTTGAAAATCTTTGATAatg CATTTTTCAGAGCCGCTgttgtttcaatattatgtttttctatTTCGCCGTTGCTAatcacaatttataaaatctcaaCTCAAACTGACATGAGGTACGAATTGATCGTACAAGTTCATTACTTTTGTGACATCGACTCCACCCTCAAATacgcattattttatttccaacaGTTTATTCTATGTAAGTCAATATTTGTCTATTATTCTCGAATGTTAAtatcgaaattaaattaa